From Nocardia sp. NBC_00416:
CATCGGCCGATCACGCGCGGGCCGGGCGCGCAGCGGTGGTGGCCGCCGGAATTGTCGGTCGGCGCGGTTAAGCTGACCCGCACGAACTCGTGCCGACCGGTCCCCGGGGGCCGACAGGGGGTGTGTGTGCAGGCGGAACCAGCCCGCGATGTGGTGCTCGACGATCCGGTCACCACCGATACCGGGGACGGCTTCCCCGACGATCTCCGTGACCATCTGTCGTTCGAGCTCGAGGAATGCGCCCACGAATTGGCCGGCCTCATCGACGATTACGCGGTCGATCGGGAACGCGCCGGCACCATCCTGCGGCTGCGACTCGGTATCACCGGCGACCGGCCCGAAACGCTCACCCGGATCGGCGCGCGGCTCGATTTCGCGCGCGACCGGGCCCGCCAGCTGCACACCAAGGCGGTCGGGGAACTGCTCCGGCACACCGCGCAGGCCGGACAGCTGCCGGTCCGGGCGTACGCCCGGCGCTATCCCGTGGGCACCCGGGATTCCGCGCTCACCCGAGCGCTGCTGGCCGAAACCTACGCCACCGATACCGATATCGCCGTGAACGATCTGTCGTACCTGAAATTGCGCTTGGCCGGGCACAGCGCGGCGGATGCGAAGCGGGTGGCGGGGTTCGTCACCCAGCGCATCGTGGGCTGGCGCAAGAAGACCAACCACCTGCTGTCCCGGCTGCGGGAGGACGGCGCTCCCGCCGGACCACCCGCGCCGTGGCCGAATCGGATCGACTGGCCCGGCGGCGCCGGTTCGCCCGCACCGCTGCCCACGGCCGCGGCCCGCTCGTTCGATCTGGACGATGACGGTCGCGGCTGGTTCTATCTGCACAAGGTCGGGCGCGACACCGGATTCGACTCCGGGCTCGAGGCCCGGTTGCTGCGGTTGCTCGACACCGACGACCGGATCCATACCTTCCAGGAATATCCCGATGCCCTCGGCTACCGGATCGACGGCGAGGAACGTCTGCACTTCCCCTCGGTGGTCGCCGAACTCACCGACGGACGCCGTGTGTTGATCGACGAACAACCACTCGGACATATCGGTTTTCACGTCAACCGGGCGAAATCGGCGGCCGCCCGCGCCTGGGCCCACGAGAACGGATGGGGCTGGCTGCTGTGGACCGGCAGCGCACTGGGCGAACCGGAACTCACGACCCACCGGGTTCCCGACGGGGTCGAGGAGCGTCTGACCGAACTTCTCGGCGCGGGCCCGGTCCGGCTGCCCGCACTGCGACAGCTGCGAACCGACACCGGAGTCGACCTGCTCGATCTGATCGCGCTGACGGTCCGCAACGAATGGCGTTGGGATCGTGCGCCATTCCGATTGAGCGCGGCCCCTTAGCGCGGCGGGCGCGTCCCGTATCAGCCGGTGGCCGATACGGAACGGCGGGTCAGGGTTTGACGAACATCGTCGCCGCGATGAAGGTCGCCAGCAACAGCATCACGAAGACCGTGATCACCTGCCAGTTGTCGATGGTCTTGTGCAGGCGCCGGATAGTGTCCTCCAGCGCATGATGTACCCGCTGCTGATCGGCGATCCGGCGATCCACGGCGGCCACCGCCTCGGCCTGATCACGGGCACGCTGCGCCGTACGATCCATCCGCGCGACGGTTTTGGCGAGCTGACGCTTCTTCTCCCGCGCCGCCTGCCGGGCCATCGCCAGCGCGGTCCGCTGCGACATCAGCTCCCGCCGCTGCTGCTCGAGCAGCAGCGCCTGTGTCCTGGTGTGCTGCTCCCAGTCGGTCACTGCCGCCCATCCTTTCCGCACATGGTCGCGATAACCCCACGCGACCTCACCCGCCACCCATTGCCGGAGGAACTCCCGCAACTCGTACGGTCGCGCACCCGGCGCGACCAGTCCGGCGCGGCCCACTTCCATCATGCCGGTCACTGCGCGGTACTCACACGAGACCGGGGCGAGATCGGCGATACCGAGCGCGGGCAGCTGCGAGACCCAGTAGCCGGGCGCGCACAACCACAGCACTCCCGCGTACCCGAGGGCCCGCAGCCGGTCCGTATGCTCCTGCGCGAGTTCCTGAGTCAGTGGACCGGTGCGCACCTCGATCGCGAACTGCTCGGTACCGCGCCGCCACCACACGTCGACGGTCACCGAACCGCAGCGCCGATCCACCACCGCCTCGTCCGCGCCGAACGCGAGCAACCGGCTCGCCAGCCAGAACTTCAGTCGCTGCGCATCCCACTGCGCCTCCACACAGCGAGCACAGCCGCAACCGTAACCGGATGTGGATTTCTCCGCGGAATCCGTACCGACCGGACCGTCGGATATTCCCAGATCGGACAACATCGTCCGGCGCCCACACCGTATTTCAGTTCGCCGCTTCGTCTGCATGCGACCACCCATCTAACCCGTCCCACCATGTCGGCCCGACACCACGCCGACACATTCCAGGGTGCTCTACAGATGCCGGTCACCGCCAGGTTTCTGCCCAGCAGTTACCCAGATGGGACCCGCCGAACCATCGCGCCGCGCGCTGTCCCGGTCACCGGATCGGCCGCCGCGAGCACGGTGCGGACAAGGGTCCGCAGCCACGCGTGCGCGGGGTCCGGAGTGTTCCGCGGATGCCAGGCCAGCGAAATCGTCACTTCGGGAAGCGGCAGCGGAATCTCGAAGGAACGCAGTCCCAGCGCGGGCAGGGTCGTATCCGCGACGACCGCGGGAGCCGGGCACACGGCGGCACCGGCACGCACCGCCAGTAGCGCCGTTGTCAGATCGGGGACAGTCGCCACCACGCGGCGGGTGCGGCCGTGCAAGGCGAGCCGATCGTCGATAGGGCCGCGGGCGATCCCCCGCGCGGAGATGCTGATGTGCGCGGCGGCGGCATACGCCGCCACCGTGACCCGCTCGGTGGCCAGCGGATGCCCCGGCGCCGCGACACCGATCAGCCGGTCGCCGCGCACCCGTTCCACCCGGGTCTGCGGGTCGGCCTGCGCGATCACGCCGACCTCGACATCGACGCGGCCGTCGCGCAGCGCGCTCGCGGATCCGGCCGGATCGCCCGGTACGAACCGCAGCGTCACGCCGGGGGCCTGCGCCCGCACTTCGGTGAGCAACCGACCGGCGAGTTCGGGGAGTACCGCGTCGTCCACGCGCAATGCGAACCCGCGGACCAGCGCCGTCGGATCGACGGTGTCCGGTTTCGCCAGCAGCGCCCGCCCCTGTTCGACCAGCGCGCTCACCTCGAACCGCAACTCGAGCGCCCGCGGGGTCGGTACGAGCTGACGCCCCGCACGCACCAGGAGTGGATCACCGTAGACGCGGCGCAGCCGCGCGAGGGTGCGGCTGGTCGCCGCCGGCGAGGTGTTGAGCCGTTCGGCGGCCTGCGTGACGCTATTGGTCTCGAGCAGGGCGTGCAGGGCCACCAGCAGGTTCAGGTCCAGGTCCGGCACGCCGGATCAGGTTCGTGAGGAAGCACTGGTGGCCTGGGTTTCGGGCTCGGTGGCCGCCGACGGGTCGGTCGTGGTCCCCGACGGGTCGGTCGTGGTCGCCGCATCGGCGGTAGCTGCCGACGCACCGGCGGTGTCCGGCGCCGGACCCGGCTCGGTGGGGTGGGCGGGAGATTCCGGCGCGGTGCCGTTCGATGCCGGTTCGGCGGTCGCCGGTTCGGTGTCGTCGGATTCCGCGTCGAACGGCGATTCGGTGGTCGCCGGTTCGGTGGGCGGGACCGATTCCGAGATCTGGGAATCGGCTGCCGAAGCCGGTGCGGAGATCTCGGGTACGCCGACCGGAGCCGACCCGGCGCTCTTCGGTTCGGCGGGCGACACCGGCTCAGCGGCGGGCGACGTGCCGTTGGGCGCCACCGGGCTCGCGCCCGATGTCTCGGGCACCGCGGATGGATCCGCCGCCGCGGCGGCCTGGGCCGCACGCATATCGAGCCGGATCGTCGGACTGTTGGACCGTGCGGCGATACCCGCGGCGCGCCTCTCGGCTGCGGCACGCCGCGCCTCGTCCGCGGCGCGCGCAGCGTCCACCGGCGACTGTGGCGCGTCCACTGGTCGCGCCGCATCCGCGGGCTGCGCAGCGTCCGCCGCATGGGGCGCGTCCACGGGCTGCGCGGGCGGCACCGGATCTCCCGGGTGCGGCCCGCGCACGGACGGCCGGGCAGTCACCGGCTGAGGCGCACTCCCGGACTGCGGCGTACTCGCGGGCTGCGGCGTACTCGCGGGCTGTTGCGTGTGCACCGGCCGCGGTGCCGACGTGGGCGGGGCGACGGAGTTGTCACCAGGACCGGCGGGCCGCGAACCGGGCATCTCGATGATCTTGGTCCGGTCGTTCGCACCGGGCAGCGCCGACTCCGGCAGCTGCACCGTCGGAGATTCGGACGCCACCGGCTGTTCGTCGGAGAGCTCGCGTCGTGCCGCACCCGTGTGGATCGGCTCGGTCGCGCCGGGCTGCGCGTCCGGCGACTGTGGCCGCGCCGACGGCGTCGTGCCGTAGCCGAGGGGGCCGAGACCCGCGCCGATGGGATTGCGCTTGCGGCGCGAGACCACGCGGTAGTCGCCCGGCCTGGCCGGCCGCACCCACTGCGCGGCCCGCGCCGCGATCGGCAGCTTGACACCGAGATCGGCCAGAAGTTCATCGATATCCCGGATGGCGTACGGGGTGACGGCGGCGCCGTGCGCGTGGTGACCGCCGGTGTACTCCTCCATCCAGCGCAGCCGGGCGTCGACCCGCTCGCTCATCGCCTCACCGGGCGGCAAGGTCAGGTTCCTGGTCAGCAGCGCCGAGGTCCAGTGCGCGCCGACTTCCGCGCCCACCGCGCTGAGCAGCGACGAGTTGTAACCGGCGAAGGTCAGATGCGGTACATCCAACGGCAGGATCTGCCGGTACAGCCGGAAATTGCCGTGATCGTCGGTGAGCTGCCGCTGTACGTAGGGGGTCAGGAACGGAACCCGTTGCTGGAACCCGGTGGCGCAGACGACGATATCGGCGCGGACCCGCTGTCCGTCGGACAGTTCGGCGAACGGACCGGCCTGGCCACCGCCCAGCGCGGCCACCCTGGTCTGCCCTCGCACGGTGATACGACCGGCGGCCACCTGTTCGGCGAAACCATCCGCGGCGAGGCCGAACGCCGCCTCGTGCGCCTGCTCGAACCGCACCGGCGGCACCAGACCCAGTTCCGCGGCCCCGGATCGCTGAGCCGCCAGCGCTTCCACCAGATCGAGATTGCTCTCCCGGAACGAGCGGCCCGGGCCGTGCAGCAGCCGTTCGAACCGGCCGGGTTCGGGATGCCGGAGATGAGCGGCCCCGGTGCGGGTGAGCAGCACCCGCTCGACGTCGAGGCCCGGCGCGAGACGGCGCGGCATCTTCCACAGCAGCCTGCGTGCCACCACGGTGGTGTCGGCGGCGACCCGGCTGATCTCCGTGGCCA
This genomic window contains:
- a CDS encoding LysR family transcriptional regulator, with amino-acid sequence MPDLDLNLLVALHALLETNSVTQAAERLNTSPAATSRTLARLRRVYGDPLLVRAGRQLVPTPRALELRFEVSALVEQGRALLAKPDTVDPTALVRGFALRVDDAVLPELAGRLLTEVRAQAPGVTLRFVPGDPAGSASALRDGRVDVEVGVIAQADPQTRVERVRGDRLIGVAAPGHPLATERVTVAAYAAAAHISISARGIARGPIDDRLALHGRTRRVVATVPDLTTALLAVRAGAAVCPAPAVVADTTLPALGLRSFEIPLPLPEVTISLAWHPRNTPDPAHAWLRTLVRTVLAAADPVTGTARGAMVRRVPSG
- a CDS encoding flavin-containing monooxygenase; the encoded protein is MRSGNRIAIVGAGIAGLVCAKVLSEDGFAVEVFDRAPDIGGVWSETRRYPGLRAQSSKNTYHFSDHPMPADYPRVLDGARMQEYLASYVRAFGLTDRLRLRTEVVAADPVDGGWLLEIRDADGVHRTSCDHLVIANGVFSEPEIPDFAGATEFGRAGGQLGHSTQFLDVDAVRDRAVVVVGYGAAACDLATEISRVAADTTVVARRLLWKMPRRLAPGLDVERVLLTRTGAAHLRHPEPGRFERLLHGPGRSFRESNLDLVEALAAQRSGAAELGLVPPVRFEQAHEAAFGLAADGFAEQVAAGRITVRGQTRVAALGGGQAGPFAELSDGQRVRADIVVCATGFQQRVPFLTPYVQRQLTDDHGNFRLYRQILPLDVPHLTFAGYNSSLLSAVGAEVGAHWTSALLTRNLTLPPGEAMSERVDARLRWMEEYTGGHHAHGAAVTPYAIRDIDELLADLGVKLPIAARAAQWVRPARPGDYRVVSRRKRNPIGAGLGPLGYGTTPSARPQSPDAQPGATEPIHTGAARRELSDEQPVASESPTVQLPESALPGANDRTKIIEMPGSRPAGPGDNSVAPPTSAPRPVHTQQPASTPQPASTPQSGSAPQPVTARPSVRGPHPGDPVPPAQPVDAPHAADAAQPADAARPVDAPQSPVDAARAADEARRAAAERRAAGIAARSNSPTIRLDMRAAQAAAAADPSAVPETSGASPVAPNGTSPAAEPVSPAEPKSAGSAPVGVPEISAPASAADSQISESVPPTEPATTESPFDAESDDTEPATAEPASNGTAPESPAHPTEPGPAPDTAGASAATADAATTTDPSGTTTDPSAATEPETQATSASSRT